The sequence CCGTTTAAAGTGAAAAGCCGATTTAAACCCGCTGGCGATCAACCATCGGCCATTAAAAAATTAGTTAAGGGTATTGACGCTGGCTTGGCCCATCAAACGTTGCTGGGTGTAACCGGCTCTGGAAAAACGTTCACTATTGCGAATGTTATCGAAAAAGTGCAGCGGCCCACGCTCATAATGGCTCACAATAAAACACTTGCAGCACAGCTATACGGCGAATTCAAGGAATTTTTTCCGAATAACTCGGTGGAATATTTTGTTTCATATTACGATTATTACCAGCCCGAAGCGTATGTACCTTCGTCTGACACCTTTATTGATAAAGATGCCTCGGTAAATGAGCACATAGAGCAAATGCGGTTGTCTGCAACTAAAGCGCTTATGGAGCGTAAAGACGCTATCGTAGTTGCAACGGTTTCCGCTATATACGGCCTAGGCGACCCCGATAGCTATTTAAAAATGATGTTGCACTTGGTTCGTGGCGACCAAATGGAGCAGCGCACTATTTTGCGCCGTTTGGCAGAGCTTCAATATACCCGCAATGATATTGATTTTCACCGGGGCACCTACCGCGTAAGAGGAGAGGTGATTGATGTTTTTCCCGCAGACTCAGAAACAGAAGCCGTAAGATTAGAACTGTTTGACGATGAAGTAGAAAATATATCGTTATTTGACCCGCTCACCGGCGAAGTACTGTCCAAATTGCCGCGCGCTACCATCTACCCTAAAACTCATTATGTAACGCCAAGACAAACCATTGTTGATGCGGTTGAAAAAGTCGAATCTGAATTAAGAGAAAGGCTAGAGCAGCTACGAGACAACAATAAGCTCGTGGAGGCCCAGCGCCTTGAACAACGTACAAAATACGATTTGGAAATGATGCGCGAATTGGGTTATTGCAACGGTATCGAAAACTATTCTCGTTATTTATCTGGCCGAGACCCAGGGCTAGCACCACCTACACTTTTCGATTACCTCCCAGATGAAGCATTACTGGTCATCGATGAATCCCACGTGACGGTTCCACAGATTGGTGCTATGTATAAGGGCGACCGGTCCCGCAAAGAAACACTGGTTGAATACGGGTTTAGATTGCCTTCTGCGCTCGATAATCGCCCGATGCGTTTCGATGAGTGGGAAGAGCGCGCTCCGCAAGCCATTTTTGTGTCGGCAACGCCCGGTAAATACGAAGCCGAAAAACAAGGGCAAGTGGTCGAGCAAGTGGTTCGACCGACAGGCTTGCTAGACCCAATACTGGAAGTACGTCCCGCCGGTACACAGGTGGATGACTGCCTCTCCGAGATCAATGTCCGTGCACAGAATAATGAGCGTATATTGATTACAGTGTTAACCAAACGCATGGCAGAAGATTTATCCGAGTTTCTAGCGGAATGCGGAGTACGAGCACGCTACCTACACTCCGATATTGACACTGTAGAGCGTGTCGAAATAATTCGTGATTTGCGTTTGGGTGAGTTCGATGTCCTTATTGGCATCAACTTACTACGAGAAGGGCTAGATATGCCGGAAGTGTCTCTTGTTGCCATTTTTGATGCAGACAAAGAAGGTTTTCTTCGCTCCGACCGTGCGTTAATACAAACTATTGGCCGCGCTGCGCGTAACATAAAAGGCAAGGCCATTCTCTACGCCGACCGTATTACGGGCTCTATGCAGCGCGCAATGGAAGAAACCGAACGTCGTCGCGAAAAACAAATAGAGTTTAACGCGGCTAACGGAATAACGCCTAAAGGTATTATTAAATCTGTTGCCGATATTATGGAAGGCGCTCGCGCACCGGGTGCAAAACCAGGTTCTCGCAAGGTGGCCGATAAAGGAGGGCGCTACGACACTGAGTTGCCAGAAGGAAAAGATGTATGGCACCACATTCAAGATCTTGAAAAACAAATGTTTGAAGCGGCGAAGAACCTTGAATTTGAAACGGCTGCACGTCTGCGTGATCAGATCCATCAATTAAAAAATCGCGGCTAAAGTGTTAGCCGCGATCCCTAGCCTTCTTATCTATGAGCCTTACGCTAACATTCGCAACGCAATTGTTTAGCGGCACCAACCATATTTTGCAGTGCTGGAATAACATCCTCCCAGCGACGCGTTTTTAAACCACAATCGGGGTTTACCCATAAGCGCTCTTTGGGGATACGTTTTACAGCTTTCAGCATAAGCGACTTAATCTCAGCCTCTGTTGGTATATTCGGTGAATGGATATCATACACGCCGGGGCCAATATCATTGGGGTAGTCAAAAACGTCAAAAACACCAAGTAATTGAGTGTCTGAACGAGAGGTTTCGATGGTAATCACGTCAGCGTCGAGTTCGGCGATTGCACCAATAATATCGTTAAATTCCGAATAGCACATATGCGTGTGTATTTGTGTTTCATCTTTTACGGCATTAGCACTAATGCGAAAAGCCTCTACCGACCATTGTAAATAGTACGGCCATTCAGCTTTACGTAAGGGTAGCCCTTCTCGCAGTGCAGCTTCGTCAATTTGAATGA is a genomic window of Teredinibacter purpureus containing:
- the uvrB gene encoding excinuclease ABC subunit UvrB yields the protein MNIKTAKPFKVKSRFKPAGDQPSAIKKLVKGIDAGLAHQTLLGVTGSGKTFTIANVIEKVQRPTLIMAHNKTLAAQLYGEFKEFFPNNSVEYFVSYYDYYQPEAYVPSSDTFIDKDASVNEHIEQMRLSATKALMERKDAIVVATVSAIYGLGDPDSYLKMMLHLVRGDQMEQRTILRRLAELQYTRNDIDFHRGTYRVRGEVIDVFPADSETEAVRLELFDDEVENISLFDPLTGEVLSKLPRATIYPKTHYVTPRQTIVDAVEKVESELRERLEQLRDNNKLVEAQRLEQRTKYDLEMMRELGYCNGIENYSRYLSGRDPGLAPPTLFDYLPDEALLVIDESHVTVPQIGAMYKGDRSRKETLVEYGFRLPSALDNRPMRFDEWEERAPQAIFVSATPGKYEAEKQGQVVEQVVRPTGLLDPILEVRPAGTQVDDCLSEINVRAQNNERILITVLTKRMAEDLSEFLAECGVRARYLHSDIDTVERVEIIRDLRLGEFDVLIGINLLREGLDMPEVSLVAIFDADKEGFLRSDRALIQTIGRAARNIKGKAILYADRITGSMQRAMEETERRREKQIEFNAANGITPKGIIKSVADIMEGARAPGAKPGSRKVADKGGRYDTELPEGKDVWHHIQDLEKQMFEAAKNLEFETAARLRDQIHQLKNRG